From Shewanella yunxiaonensis, the proteins below share one genomic window:
- a CDS encoding RnfABCDGE type electron transport complex subunit D, with the protein MINYEPSSGPFAHTRNSSVRIMYTVLLSLLPATIFGIYQFGLGSLRTVLVCCAVAVLAEYASLKLMQRRSAACMDGSALLTGLLLAMSLPSTVPMWLAAMGSAFAIIVGKQIYGGLGQNLFNPAMLARVMLLICFPVEMTNWAVPTPLDFSHNLVTVPDGWLQFDGVTAATTLSGLSKTPESLFSMFLGTEGGSLGETSSLLILAGGLLLLQRRIIHWAIPLSFLAGLGIPSLIGHWFAPTTFLSLPAQIFSGGAMLGAFYIATDLVTSPTSVRGQLVYGAGCGLLIWLIRSFGNYPEGVAFAVLIMNAASPLIDHYLRPAIFGSRSVAGK; encoded by the coding sequence ATGATTAATTACGAACCCTCGTCCGGTCCCTTTGCCCACACACGTAACAGCAGTGTGCGCATCATGTATACCGTGTTGCTGAGTCTGTTACCCGCCACGATATTTGGCATTTACCAATTCGGTCTGGGCAGTTTGCGTACGGTGCTGGTGTGCTGTGCTGTAGCGGTATTAGCGGAATATGCCAGTCTTAAATTAATGCAACGCCGAAGTGCGGCCTGTATGGACGGCTCGGCGTTACTAACCGGCTTGTTGCTGGCCATGAGTCTGCCTTCCACCGTCCCCATGTGGTTGGCAGCCATGGGCAGCGCCTTTGCGATAATCGTCGGTAAACAGATCTATGGCGGTTTGGGACAGAATCTGTTTAATCCGGCGATGCTGGCGCGAGTGATGTTGCTCATCTGCTTTCCGGTGGAAATGACCAATTGGGCGGTGCCGACGCCACTGGATTTTAGTCACAACCTGGTGACCGTTCCCGATGGCTGGCTGCAGTTTGATGGCGTCACCGCCGCGACGACTTTGTCTGGATTGAGTAAAACGCCTGAATCCTTATTTTCTATGTTTTTGGGTACTGAAGGCGGCAGTCTCGGCGAAACCAGCTCATTGCTGATCCTTGCCGGTGGCCTGTTGTTGCTACAACGCCGCATCATTCACTGGGCGATTCCGTTGTCATTCCTCGCAGGACTTGGCATTCCGTCGCTGATTGGCCACTGGTTTGCGCCGACGACCTTTTTATCTTTACCCGCCCAAATTTTCAGTGGTGGCGCGATGTTAGGTGCTTTCTATATTGCGACGGATCTGGTGACTTCACCTACCAGTGTGCGGGGGCAGTTAGTGTATGGCGCTGGCTGTGGTTTGCTGATCTGGTTAATCCGTAGCTTCGGCAATTATCCGGAAGGGGTGGCCTTTGCCGTGTTAATCATGAATGCCGCCAGCCCGCTTATTGACCATTATCTGCGGCCGGCAATTTTCGGTAGCCGCTCAGTTGCGGGGAAATAA
- a CDS encoding RnfABCDGE type electron transport complex subunit G, with product MLAVLEKWKEGISYQSGLLATVCGVAALLLVVTDTYTKPLIAKRIEEDQNALLTEVLNGAPYANKVFANADNIQFDGRRYEIYPVKNAQGTTTHYVVRGTTEGYGGTISFLLGVNSDGVISGVRILSHSETPGLGDKIELAKSQWILSFNQHSLKNTSLWAVKKDGGTFDQFAGATITPRAVVNGVHQAMQALMQQLPQVKPTEETTDGKQ from the coding sequence ATGCTGGCAGTGCTAGAAAAATGGAAAGAAGGGATCAGTTACCAAAGTGGCTTGTTAGCAACCGTGTGTGGTGTGGCCGCATTACTGTTGGTGGTAACTGATACCTATACCAAGCCCTTGATAGCAAAACGGATTGAGGAAGATCAAAATGCCTTGCTGACTGAGGTACTGAACGGTGCCCCATACGCGAATAAGGTGTTTGCCAATGCCGACAACATCCAATTTGACGGCCGTCGCTATGAGATTTATCCGGTGAAAAATGCGCAGGGTACCACCACTCATTATGTGGTGCGTGGCACAACTGAAGGTTATGGCGGCACCATCAGCTTTCTGCTGGGGGTGAACAGTGATGGGGTGATTAGTGGAGTACGGATCCTCAGCCACAGCGAAACGCCAGGATTGGGTGACAAAATCGAGCTGGCAAAAAGCCAGTGGATCCTCAGTTTCAACCAACATTCGTTGAAAAACACGTCATTGTGGGCGGTAAAAAAAGATGGCGGCACATTCGATCAGTTTGCTGGCGCCACCATTACCCCGCGGGCCGTCGTTAATGGCGTTCATCAGGCGATGCAGGCATTGATGCAGCAGCTACCGCAAGTTAAGCCGACAGAGGAAACCACTGATGGCAAACAATGA
- a CDS encoding electron transport complex subunit E has protein sequence MANNDYRHIIGEGLWHNNIILKQSLALCPLLAVTGSATNGLGLGLATMVVMVASNLLTSMAKGIISKAVRIPANIIIIASLVTLIDAMLNAWLHPLHKVLGLFIPLIVTNCAILGRVESFAGKSPVLPSIVDGLAMGLGFTWVLTMLGGIREIVGSGTLFANASLLLGSHFAFLETTVIPDYLGLLLVILPPGGFLALGTVLAIKQKVTLILQQRKALAAAPVSGG, from the coding sequence ATGGCAAACAATGATTACCGCCATATCATCGGCGAAGGCCTGTGGCACAACAATATCATTCTCAAACAGAGTCTGGCGCTGTGTCCCTTGCTGGCGGTGACTGGCAGCGCGACCAATGGCCTCGGACTGGGATTGGCAACAATGGTGGTAATGGTTGCTTCCAACCTGTTGACATCTATGGCAAAAGGCATTATCAGCAAAGCGGTGCGGATACCCGCCAATATCATCATCATCGCTTCGTTGGTGACTTTGATTGATGCCATGCTCAATGCCTGGTTACATCCACTCCATAAAGTGCTCGGCCTGTTTATTCCTTTGATTGTGACCAACTGTGCCATTTTGGGGCGGGTGGAGTCGTTTGCCGGTAAATCCCCGGTCTTGCCGTCGATTGTTGATGGCTTAGCAATGGGGCTGGGATTTACTTGGGTACTGACCATGCTCGGCGGCATTCGCGAAATCGTTGGCAGCGGGACGCTGTTTGCTAATGCCAGTTTGTTGCTGGGCAGTCACTTCGCCTTTTTGGAAACCACCGTGATCCCCGATTATCTTGGCTTGCTGCTGGTGATCTTGCCGCCAGGCGGCTTTCTGGCGCTCGGCACTGTGCTGGCAATCAAACAGAAAGTGACCTTAATACTGCAACAACGCAAAGCGCTGGCCGCCGCGCCGGTATCCGGAGGCTAA
- a CDS encoding RnfH family protein has protein sequence MKVSVVYALPAEQVWLPVQVDEDATLLSAIEASGILAMFPAIKLDRQKVGVFGKISALDASLKDGDRVEIYRAITWQAPDDDDEDDDDD, from the coding sequence ATGAAAGTCAGCGTAGTGTATGCCTTGCCAGCAGAGCAGGTGTGGTTGCCGGTACAAGTGGACGAAGATGCGACACTGTTATCCGCGATTGAGGCTTCTGGGATTCTAGCGATGTTTCCGGCAATCAAGCTCGATCGGCAGAAAGTGGGAGTATTTGGCAAAATCAGCGCTCTGGATGCGTCATTGAAAGATGGCGATCGGGTAGAAATCTACCGGGCGATCACCTGGCAGGCGCCAGATGATGATGACGAAGACGACGATGACGATTGA
- a CDS encoding flavodoxin has product MMSKVGIFFGTDTGSTRKIAKQIYSLLGDGVAAKPLNINRVDDAAIFDEYDCLILGTPTLGEGQLPGLSAECQEASWEEFMPNFDELDLSGKKVALFGLGDQVNYPDEFVDALGELYDCVVECGADVVGSWPLDGYEFSQSAAVLDDRFVGLVIDKDNQASRSDDRVATWVAQLKTELGL; this is encoded by the coding sequence ATGATGTCAAAAGTCGGAATTTTTTTTGGTACTGATACCGGTAGTACCCGTAAAATCGCTAAGCAGATTTACTCACTGCTCGGTGATGGTGTTGCCGCCAAACCGCTCAATATCAACCGAGTGGATGATGCGGCAATCTTTGATGAATATGACTGCCTGATCTTGGGTACCCCGACTTTGGGTGAAGGTCAGTTGCCAGGCCTATCAGCAGAATGTCAGGAAGCCAGTTGGGAAGAGTTTATGCCTAACTTTGATGAACTGGACCTGTCAGGTAAAAAGGTAGCGCTGTTCGGTCTGGGCGATCAGGTTAACTATCCGGATGAATTTGTCGATGCTCTGGGCGAATTATACGACTGTGTGGTTGAATGTGGCGCCGACGTCGTCGGCAGCTGGCCGCTAGATGGCTATGAATTCAGCCAATCTGCCGCCGTGTTAGATGACCGGTTTGTCGGCTTGGTCATCGACAAGGATAATCAAGCCAGTCGCAGTGATGACCGGGTGGCAACCTGGGTAGCGCAACTTAAAACGGAATTAGGGTTATAA
- a CDS encoding DUF3861 domain-containing protein yields MPHQYRITVEKLDGETTTQQMSFETINHDDMFAILERVDGKLGFTDEQTKNFIVGLKLFSEVMLAERKHPLFSEFGPQFKLFMKKLKSGL; encoded by the coding sequence ATGCCGCATCAATACCGTATCACCGTCGAAAAACTCGACGGCGAAACCACCACACAACAAATGAGTTTCGAAACCATTAACCATGACGATATGTTTGCGATTTTGGAACGCGTGGATGGCAAGCTGGGATTTACCGACGAACAGACGAAAAATTTTATTGTTGGTTTGAAACTGTTCAGTGAAGTGATGCTGGCCGAACGTAAACATCCGCTATTTAGCGAGTTCGGCCCACAATTCAAACTGTTTATGAAAAAACTCAAATCAGGACTTTAG
- a CDS encoding MarR family winged helix-turn-helix transcriptional regulator — protein sequence MSINQSLFAVLDSYKAALQETFNQELPELSLMYFRMLRQVGSGYGITPQLVAQKLHRDKAQVTRLAVEMEQKELLQKLPHPQDRRSVLLQLTAKGATLLAQAEALQQQVAERMSTGISEAQLQLVDECLMKMRNNLKTPR from the coding sequence ATGAGTATTAATCAATCGTTATTTGCGGTACTGGACTCCTATAAAGCGGCGTTGCAGGAGACGTTTAATCAGGAGTTGCCGGAGTTGTCGCTGATGTATTTTCGGATGTTGCGTCAGGTTGGCTCTGGCTATGGCATTACACCACAGTTGGTGGCGCAGAAACTGCACCGCGACAAAGCTCAGGTGACGCGTTTGGCGGTAGAAATGGAGCAAAAGGAATTGCTGCAAAAATTGCCGCATCCGCAAGATCGTCGCAGTGTGCTGTTACAGCTGACGGCCAAAGGTGCCACGTTACTGGCACAGGCGGAAGCGCTGCAACAACAGGTTGCCGAACGGATGAGTACCGGGATTTCAGAAGCGCAGTTACAGTTAGTGGATGAGTGCTTGATGAAGATGCGAAATAACCTAAAAACACCGCGCTGA
- a CDS encoding EAL domain-containing protein, producing MSLSRKVLFAVLAVFIVGFFILQYASYIFIQQESEQELLDSAERIRAVLMATRRVYHHQFLESGVPLNDKTLGFLPAHALGLISKDIPNWLNSGFSFDNVSDIPRNPDHAADAVEQAAIKFFRAHPNEPRRFVPYINEQGKRFYHYARPIWIEPYCLNCHGSKATAPETIRAHYDSAYDYNVGDLRGIVSIKIPGSIIERRVQRIFNMQFWWVLGSGTLLLLCIFLLIKRNVILPITRLRSGIDSLGSDLSGHSVEPLPGEFNHIGKAFNLMVARINVKEAALKDSESKFRTLVAAAQDGVLQTNQFGEVIFCNHGAEAIFGYPEPEIVGQSLSKLIPSRYLPQNFAAQGLKLGRSASYVGRISEVIGMHRDGHEIQIEMALNSWQQQGETYYVAVMRDITERKLAEERIRTLAFYDPLTELPNRRLLLERLKIARSNSVRSGRFGALLLLDLDNFKLLNDTHGHSVGDHLLVAIAHRLLEVLPKQDTLARIGGDEFVILLEGLATSEVEAVAKALATANEIRMQLQYPFDIEASLNGYLATVSIGVSLFCGDGISVDEMMSHADMALNKAKLNGRNNIQCFDASIQRQLSQRSEIENALKHALQQQEFRLFYQPQVDEQGRIFGVEALLRWQKTPDELIPPDLFIPVAEESGLITEIGLWVLKQACQQLVIWQRSSLTQDISISVNVSARQFLRSKFADEVLSVLSETGARADRLKLELTESAVLQDVEASKQKILQLKAAGLTFSLDDFGTGYSSLSYLKQLPVDQVKIDRSFVKDVTEDEGDSAIVQAILAMCNTLAIETIAEGVETQAQLEFLQQHDCCRFQGYLFGRPVPMNELMDRFFKV from the coding sequence ATGTCTCTCAGCCGGAAGGTTTTATTCGCGGTATTAGCGGTGTTTATTGTGGGATTTTTTATTCTGCAATACGCCAGCTATATCTTTATTCAGCAGGAATCTGAGCAAGAGTTACTGGATTCGGCTGAGCGGATCCGGGCAGTGCTGATGGCAACAAGGCGAGTTTATCATCATCAGTTCTTAGAAAGTGGTGTGCCGCTAAACGATAAAACCCTCGGCTTTTTACCTGCCCATGCCTTGGGACTGATCTCAAAAGATATTCCTAACTGGTTGAATTCCGGCTTTTCGTTCGACAATGTGTCAGACATTCCGCGTAATCCTGATCACGCCGCCGATGCGGTGGAACAGGCCGCAATAAAGTTTTTCAGGGCGCATCCTAATGAGCCACGCCGATTTGTGCCTTATATCAATGAGCAGGGAAAGCGTTTCTACCACTATGCGCGGCCTATCTGGATTGAACCCTACTGTCTGAATTGCCATGGCAGCAAAGCTACCGCACCAGAAACCATTCGTGCGCACTATGACTCAGCTTATGATTACAACGTCGGCGATCTACGCGGTATCGTGAGTATTAAAATTCCCGGTTCTATTATTGAGCGTCGAGTTCAGCGTATTTTCAATATGCAGTTCTGGTGGGTTCTCGGTTCCGGCACTCTTTTGTTACTGTGTATCTTTTTGTTAATTAAGCGCAATGTCATTCTGCCGATTACCCGTTTGCGAAGTGGTATCGACAGTCTCGGCAGCGATCTCAGTGGTCATTCGGTAGAGCCATTACCGGGTGAATTTAACCATATCGGTAAAGCGTTCAACCTGATGGTTGCCCGTATCAATGTCAAAGAAGCGGCGCTAAAAGACAGCGAATCGAAATTCCGCACCTTGGTGGCTGCTGCACAAGATGGCGTGTTACAAACCAATCAGTTTGGCGAAGTGATTTTCTGTAATCACGGCGCAGAAGCGATCTTCGGTTATCCAGAACCCGAGATTGTCGGCCAATCTTTATCCAAGTTGATCCCCAGTCGTTACCTACCGCAAAATTTTGCCGCGCAAGGACTGAAGCTCGGTCGTTCTGCAAGTTATGTCGGCCGCATCAGCGAAGTGATTGGTATGCACCGGGATGGCCATGAAATCCAGATTGAAATGGCGCTGAATAGCTGGCAACAACAGGGTGAGACCTATTATGTGGCGGTGATGCGAGACATCACTGAGCGTAAACTGGCGGAGGAGCGCATCCGTACCCTGGCCTTTTACGACCCGCTGACTGAATTGCCAAATCGACGCTTATTATTGGAGCGCCTGAAAATTGCCCGCAGCAATAGCGTCCGCAGTGGCCGTTTTGGTGCCTTACTGTTGTTGGATCTGGATAACTTTAAATTACTTAATGACACCCACGGCCACAGTGTGGGCGATCACTTGTTAGTGGCGATTGCGCATCGATTGCTTGAAGTGCTGCCCAAGCAGGATACCTTGGCCCGTATCGGTGGCGATGAATTCGTGATCCTGCTGGAAGGCTTGGCTACCAGTGAAGTAGAGGCGGTCGCCAAAGCACTGGCAACTGCCAACGAGATCCGCATGCAGCTGCAGTATCCCTTTGATATTGAAGCTTCGTTAAATGGTTATTTGGCAACTGTCAGTATCGGTGTGTCGCTGTTTTGTGGCGATGGCATCTCGGTGGACGAGATGATGAGTCATGCGGATATGGCGTTGAATAAGGCAAAGTTGAACGGCCGCAACAATATCCAGTGCTTTGATGCCAGTATTCAACGCCAGTTGTCACAGCGCAGTGAAATCGAAAATGCGTTAAAGCATGCGTTGCAGCAGCAGGAGTTCAGGCTGTTTTATCAACCACAGGTTGATGAACAGGGTCGTATTTTTGGGGTTGAGGCATTGCTTCGCTGGCAAAAAACACCTGATGAACTGATACCACCAGACCTGTTTATTCCCGTTGCCGAAGAGTCCGGCCTGATCACTGAAATTGGCCTTTGGGTGTTAAAGCAAGCTTGCCAGCAACTGGTAATTTGGCAGCGGTCGTCACTCACCCAAGATATCTCGATTTCGGTGAATGTCAGCGCGCGCCAATTTTTACGCAGTAAATTCGCAGATGAGGTGCTGTCGGTATTGTCGGAAACCGGTGCCCGGGCTGACAGACTAAAACTGGAGCTCACGGAAAGTGCTGTGCTACAAGATGTGGAAGCCTCGAAACAGAAAATCTTGCAGCTAAAAGCGGCCGGATTAACCTTTTCGCTGGATGATTTCGGTACCGGATATTCGTCACTGTCATATTTAAAACAACTGCCGGTGGATCAGGTCAAAATTGATCGTTCATTTGTCAAAGATGTCACCGAGGATGAAGGCGATTCTGCCATTGTGCAGGCCATTCTGGCGATGTGTAACACGCTCGCAATCGAAACCATCGCGGAGGGCGTAGAAACCCAGGCCCAACTGGAATTTTTGCAGCAGCATGACTGTTGCCGCTTCCAGGGCTACCTGTTTGGGCGCCCGGTGCCGATGAATGAACTGATGGATCGCTTTTTCAAAGTCTAG
- the mtgA gene encoding monofunctional biosynthetic peptidoglycan transglycosylase — MTSAGNGWWRQLRRWLWRLLLLWLGLSLLSVLLLRFVNPPYWSWRLARAIDPPAKISQIRHDWRPLSAISHNLQLAVIASEDQRFPEHFGFDFKQINDAIADARKGDGLRGASTISQQTAKNLFMWPSRSFLRKGLEAWFTVLLELCWDKQRILEVYLNVVEFGPGIYGAEAAAEYYFHKPAAKLSSYQSALLAAMLPNPWHYRIAPPSPYMEQRADWITTQMRQLGQITLQKLD; from the coding sequence ATGACATCGGCCGGAAACGGATGGTGGCGGCAATTAAGACGTTGGCTTTGGCGTCTGCTGTTATTATGGCTGGGCTTGTCACTGCTGTCGGTATTACTACTGCGGTTTGTTAATCCTCCCTATTGGAGTTGGCGGTTGGCCCGCGCCATTGATCCCCCCGCCAAAATTAGTCAGATACGCCACGACTGGCGACCACTATCTGCTATCTCTCATAACTTGCAACTGGCGGTGATCGCCAGTGAAGATCAGCGCTTTCCTGAGCATTTCGGATTTGATTTTAAGCAGATAAATGATGCTATTGCGGATGCTCGTAAAGGGGATGGGCTGCGAGGTGCCAGCACTATCAGTCAGCAAACGGCGAAAAATCTGTTTATGTGGCCATCGCGCAGTTTTTTACGTAAGGGGTTGGAAGCCTGGTTTACTGTATTGTTGGAACTGTGCTGGGACAAACAGCGGATCCTGGAGGTTTACCTCAATGTGGTTGAGTTTGGCCCCGGTATTTATGGTGCTGAAGCGGCGGCTGAGTATTACTTCCACAAGCCAGCGGCAAAGCTCAGCAGTTATCAGTCGGCTTTACTAGCGGCAATGTTACCAAACCCCTGGCATTATCGCATTGCGCCACCGTCACCCTACATGGAGCAACGCGCAGATTGGATCACTACCCAGATGCGACAACTGGGACAAATCACCCTGCAAAAGCTGGACTGA
- a CDS encoding glutathione S-transferase family protein: MIELYTAATPNGHKISIALEELGLDYRVHALDLAAKDQKRPEFLQINPNGRIPAIIDHDNDDFAVFESGAILIYLAEKTGKLLPNDIKGRSQVMQWLMFQMSGVGPMMGQANVFYRYFPKKIPEAIERYQNEGRRLFEVLNQQLAQHSFLAGENYSIADIATWPWVNIHEWSGVAIDGLPHLQRWLAQIAQRPAVQRGMQIPQPNVETPEEKAARIRHMVTR, translated from the coding sequence ATGATTGAGTTATATACGGCAGCTACGCCCAATGGTCACAAAATCTCGATTGCCCTGGAAGAATTGGGGCTGGATTACCGTGTTCACGCGCTTGATTTAGCTGCAAAAGATCAGAAACGGCCGGAGTTTCTCCAGATAAATCCCAACGGCCGCATTCCCGCCATCATCGACCACGATAACGATGATTTTGCGGTGTTTGAGTCAGGTGCCATTCTCATTTATCTGGCCGAAAAAACCGGAAAACTGCTGCCAAACGATATCAAAGGTCGCTCACAAGTCATGCAATGGCTGATGTTCCAGATGAGTGGCGTTGGCCCAATGATGGGACAGGCCAATGTCTTTTATCGATATTTCCCGAAAAAAATCCCTGAAGCCATTGAACGCTACCAGAATGAAGGGCGCCGTTTGTTTGAAGTGCTCAATCAACAGTTAGCACAGCATAGTTTTCTGGCCGGTGAAAACTACAGTATCGCAGATATTGCCACCTGGCCTTGGGTCAATATTCATGAATGGAGTGGTGTAGCGATTGACGGACTGCCCCATTTGCAACGCTGGCTGGCACAAATTGCGCAGCGTCCTGCGGTACAACGCGGCATGCAGATACCGCAACCGAATGTTGAGACTCCCGAGGAGAAAGCCGCACGTATTCGCCATATGGTCACCCGTTAA
- a CDS encoding glutathione S-transferase family protein — MKLYEVAATPSCRRVNIFLKALGVDVERVTVDIRGGENLSEAYRQMSVNLKVPLLEIDADTHLCESVAICRYFDEITPNQRYLFGRTALEKAQVEMWNRIVEWQGLIPAFQAFRNLSGVYSDRETCISAWGEESKKRVTEFLPVLEQQLKEHHYLAGKSLTIADISAYVFVTFCETRLQLPIVGEYHHLSSWYQALQQHDAFL, encoded by the coding sequence ATGAAACTCTATGAAGTTGCCGCCACCCCTAGCTGTCGCCGGGTCAATATCTTTCTGAAAGCCCTTGGCGTAGATGTTGAGCGCGTGACTGTTGATATTCGTGGTGGAGAAAACCTGTCCGAGGCTTATCGCCAGATGAGTGTCAATCTGAAGGTACCACTGCTGGAAATTGATGCCGATACCCATCTGTGTGAAAGCGTGGCGATCTGCCGTTACTTTGACGAAATTACGCCCAATCAACGCTATCTCTTTGGCCGCACCGCGCTGGAAAAAGCGCAGGTGGAGATGTGGAATCGCATCGTAGAATGGCAAGGGTTGATCCCGGCATTCCAGGCATTTCGTAATCTTTCTGGTGTCTATAGTGATCGGGAAACCTGCATCAGCGCCTGGGGGGAAGAAAGCAAAAAACGAGTGACTGAATTTCTGCCCGTATTGGAACAACAACTTAAAGAACATCATTACCTGGCCGGAAAATCGCTGACGATTGCCGATATCAGCGCTTATGTGTTTGTCACCTTCTGTGAGACCAGACTGCAACTGCCCATCGTCGGCGAATATCATCACCTCAGCAGTTGGTATCAGGCATTACAACAGCATGATGCATTTTTATAA
- a CDS encoding TetR/AcrR family transcriptional regulator: MARSCGFDREQKLEQAMQLFWEKGFANTSVADLVAQLGINRFSLYNSFGDKQALYEAALQHYFIKVSNAHLQPLWQDGAGLAQIEMFLRQFEQRQKDNPFGCFIQNAVVEHAGNQARVTAQGEQLFTQVKAALKQALANGQQQGEISQSMTADALASLILVQMQGMRVLSKAQRYQDIATAVDSLLCILRR; the protein is encoded by the coding sequence ATGGCACGCAGTTGTGGTTTTGACCGCGAACAAAAACTGGAGCAGGCGATGCAGCTGTTCTGGGAGAAAGGCTTTGCCAACACTTCTGTTGCTGATCTGGTGGCGCAGTTAGGAATTAACCGATTCAGCCTCTATAACAGTTTTGGTGACAAACAGGCGTTATATGAAGCAGCGTTGCAACACTATTTTATTAAGGTGAGCAACGCCCATCTGCAACCGTTATGGCAGGACGGTGCCGGATTGGCACAGATAGAAATGTTTCTGCGCCAGTTTGAACAGCGCCAGAAAGACAATCCGTTTGGCTGCTTTATTCAAAATGCCGTGGTGGAGCATGCCGGAAACCAGGCACGGGTAACTGCCCAAGGCGAGCAACTGTTCACTCAGGTCAAAGCGGCACTAAAGCAAGCATTAGCCAACGGACAGCAGCAAGGCGAAATCAGCCAGAGCATGACCGCCGATGCGCTGGCTTCATTGATTCTAGTGCAGATGCAGGGCATGCGGGTTTTGAGTAAAGCACAGCGGTATCAGGATATTGCGACGGCGGTTGATAGCCTGTTATGTATCCTGCGCCGCTGA
- a CDS encoding MDR family MFS transporter, with protein sequence MYSDVSFSRVKQFPPLMWVLLLGSFFTRGSYFMVWPFLAVILYEKFALSATQVGLVLSNAAIISVFTSFIGSSLSDRIGRKTLMYLTGVLYIISFSLLAHVDSVKGYVVVMTLCAIATSLWRPLTAATIGDIIDDPQTRELAMQSLYFMVNAGCAVGPMAGVWLGLTGQQSSFYITAVAFALLLIMLHWGFRQQRLVRKIAADTTSDSAVNLRMTFKVLLADRLLQCLILANILCMFIYAQTDSSLIQYLTRAKAPQLLALISGIIFTNACVIITSQFVLLKLLASYPLTRRIQIGLLLLLLSQLWLALNPIELFWGWIGAIVVLSLGETILFPTMNVHIDRLAPDHLRGAYFGAASTYDFGFALAPLGGGIILDHWGGPALFTTAALLTLIVIYLYRILDRLPRPDFAHLAATKSDSES encoded by the coding sequence GTGTACAGCGACGTCTCTTTCTCGCGGGTGAAACAGTTTCCACCGCTAATGTGGGTGTTGTTATTGGGTTCTTTTTTTACCCGCGGCAGCTATTTCATGGTGTGGCCGTTTTTAGCGGTGATCCTCTATGAGAAGTTTGCCCTGAGTGCAACGCAGGTCGGGCTGGTATTGTCCAACGCGGCGATTATTTCCGTTTTCACCAGCTTTATTGGTAGTTCGCTATCAGACCGTATCGGTCGCAAGACCTTGATGTATCTCACTGGCGTACTGTATATCATCTCTTTTTCACTGCTGGCACACGTGGATTCAGTTAAAGGCTATGTCGTGGTGATGACATTGTGCGCCATTGCCACATCACTTTGGCGGCCGCTAACCGCTGCCACGATTGGCGATATTATTGACGACCCACAAACCCGCGAACTGGCGATGCAATCGCTGTATTTTATGGTCAATGCCGGTTGTGCGGTGGGTCCAATGGCAGGTGTATGGCTGGGACTCACCGGACAGCAATCCAGCTTTTACATTACGGCGGTAGCATTTGCGCTGTTGTTGATCATGCTGCACTGGGGATTTCGTCAACAACGGTTAGTACGTAAAATCGCCGCTGACACCACCAGCGACAGCGCCGTTAACTTACGCATGACGTTCAAAGTATTATTGGCCGACCGGCTGCTGCAATGCCTGATCCTCGCCAATATTCTCTGTATGTTTATTTATGCCCAGACCGACAGCTCACTGATCCAGTACCTGACCAGGGCCAAGGCACCACAACTGTTAGCGCTGATCTCCGGCATTATCTTTACTAACGCTTGTGTGATTATTACGTCGCAGTTTGTATTGCTGAAACTACTGGCATCTTACCCGCTGACACGACGGATCCAGATCGGGCTGTTGCTGCTATTACTGTCGCAGCTGTGGTTGGCACTGAATCCCATAGAACTGTTCTGGGGTTGGATTGGCGCGATTGTCGTATTGAGTCTTGGCGAAACGATTCTGTTTCCAACCATGAATGTCCACATCGACCGCCTGGCACCCGATCATCTGCGCGGCGCCTATTTTGGTGCGGCGTCCACGTACGATTTTGGGTTCGCACTGGCGCCATTGGGTGGCGGCATTATTTTGGATCATTGGGGCGGCCCGGCATTATTCACTACCGCGGCATTGCTTACGTTGATAGTGATTTACCTTTACCGCATTTTGGATCGCCTGCCGCGTCCGGACTTTGCTCATCTGGCAGCGACGAAATCAGACTCAGAATCGTAA